One Zeugodacus cucurbitae isolate PBARC_wt_2022May chromosome 3, idZeuCucr1.2, whole genome shotgun sequence genomic region harbors:
- the LOC105209733 gene encoding probable RNA methyltransferase CG11342, with amino-acid sequence MEYRNNDPGAVQYGNFINYYNFNNAAQRLKLLPRDVWVCAETPQTNEPYLVLDIGCNAGNLTQLLYTFLNECVGVQHDRNIQILGVDIDSDLVKRAKCANEFPSNVNYEHLDIMNSNASNQINEHLHKWNRSKFDVKDFVA; translated from the exons ATGGAATATCGAAACAATGATCCTGGAGCTGTACAATATGGAAACTTTATAAACTACTATAACTTTAATAACGCGGCACAGCGTTTAAAATTATTACCACGCGATGTGTGGGTTTGCGCTGAAACGCCCCAAACAAATGAACCCTACTTGGTCCTCGATATTGGCTGTAATGCTGGAAACCTGACTCAACTgttgtatacatttttaaatgagtGTGTTGGTGTACAACATGACCGTAATATACAAATACTAGGCGTTGACATCGATTCCGACTTGGTGAAGCGTGCTAAATGTGCGAATGAATTTCCGTCAAATGTGAATTACGAGCATTTGGATATTATGAATTCGAATGCCTCTAATCAAATTAACGAGCATTTACACAAATGGAATCGTAGTAAATTTGACgtg AAAGACTTTGTGGCCTAG